Proteins co-encoded in one Lates calcarifer isolate ASB-BC8 unplaced genomic scaffold, TLL_Latcal_v3 _unitig_5086_quiver_549, whole genome shotgun sequence genomic window:
- the apbb3 gene encoding amyloid-beta A4 precursor protein-binding family B member 3 isoform X1: MMGKDYMLAIIIVNYDDNIWTDQNLLLDPDLPSGWRTIKDSTGTYYWHVPTGATQWQHPRLTGTPQPLNKQQEEAGQQSSNRQTDGPPEDRSSWHEDYLTNHDPDSKCFAVRSLGWLQVEEEDLSPGRSSLAVSNVIQQLSHCSSPEQRDRQGASGEGREMMLVLKKDTLTLLDPLDHTPLHCQPIINIRVWGVGCNNGRDFAFVAGDKDSCVLKCHVFHCDAPAKAIATALHEMCSKMMSEKALMRPSRSLTMESISPEDLPRQVEFLEAVRQQAQKFEVQYIGNLPVSRAMGMEVLNRAIESIMNSTDRDDWEPTVIHVTENVLSLWKGEEGEEPFWECQVRFLTFLGVGHDSHTFAVIVDGGTQRFECHVFWCEPDAGIISEAVQAACMVQYQKCLVAQTPPPRSKSWRANPSKVKRANSMDGAAFPPLTSRYHGSGSSAMMTPRMTKGNGGSVRKGMMAFFETFRNKQTATS; this comes from the exons ATGATGGGCAAGGATTACATGTTGGCCATCATCATAGTCAACTATGAcg ACAACATCTGGACTGACCAGAACCTGCTGCTGGATCCAGACCTTCCCTCTGGCTGGAGAACCATCAAAGACTCCACAGGGACTTACTACTGGCACGTTCCCACCGGCGCCACCCAGTGGCAGCACCCCCGCCTCACTGGGACTCCACAGCCCCTCAACAAACAG CAGGAGGAGGCTGGACAGCAGAGctccaacagacagacagacggaccACCTGAGGACAG atcATCATGGCATGAAGATTATCTCACCAACCACGACCCTGACTCCAAG tgttttGCAGTCAGGTCTCTGGGCtggctgcaggtggaggaggaggacctgtCTCCCGGTCGCAGCAGTCTCGCTGTCAGTAACGTCATCCAGCAGCTGTCTCACTGCAGCAGCCCcgagcagagagacaggcagggagCCTCGGGGGAG ggcCGGGAGATGATGCTGGTTCTGAAGAAAGACACTCTGACCCTGTTGGACCCTTTAGACCACACCCCCCTCCACTGTCAGCCAATCATCAACATCCGAGTCTGGGGGGTGGGCTGCAACAACGGCAG GGACTTTGCCTTTGTGGCGGGCGATAAGGACAGCTGTGTGCTCAAGTGTCACGTGTTTCACTGCGACGCTCCGGCCAAAGCCATCGCCACCGCTCTGCATGAGATGTGCTCCAAG aTGATGTCGGAGAAGGCTCTGATGAGGCCGTCTCGCTCTCTGACAATGGAGAGTATCTCACCTGAGGACCTGCCCAGACAAG tcgAGTTCCTGGAGGCAGTGCGGCAGCAGGCCCAGAAGTTTGAGGTCCAGTACATCGGTAACCTGCCAGTGTCCAGAGCCATGG GTATGGAGGTGTTGAACAGAGCGATTGAGAGCATCATGAACTCCACAGACAGAGATGACTGGGAGCCGACGGTGATCCACGTCACTGAGAACGTCCTGTCTCTGTGGAAGGGAGAG GAGGGGGAAGAGCCATTCTGGGAGTGTCAGGTACGCTTCCTCACCTTCCTGGGCGTCGGCCATGACAGCCACACCTTCGCCGTGATCGTCGACGGCGGCACGCAGAGATTCGAGTGTCACGTGTTCTGGTGTGAACCGGACGCTGGGATCATCTCTGAGGCCGTCCAGGCTGCATGTATG gTCCAGTATCAGAAGTGTCTGGTGGCTCAGACTCCTCCTCCGAGGTCTAAGTCGTGGCGTGCGAACCCGTCCAAGGTCAAACGGGCCAACTCCATGGATGGCGCTGccttccctcctctcacttCCCGTTACCATGGCAGCGGCAGCTCCGCCATGATGACGCCGAGGATGACAAAGGGAAACGGTGGCAGCGTGAGGAAGGGGATGATGGCATTCTTCGAAACCTTTCGCAACAAACAGACTGCCACCTCCTAA
- the apbb3 gene encoding amyloid-beta A4 precursor protein-binding family B member 3 isoform X2, with protein MMGKDYMLAIIIVNYDDNIWTDQNLLLDPDLPSGWRTIKDSTGTYYWHVPTGATQWQHPRLTGTPQPLNKQEEAGQQSSNRQTDGPPEDRSSWHEDYLTNHDPDSKCFAVRSLGWLQVEEEDLSPGRSSLAVSNVIQQLSHCSSPEQRDRQGASGEGREMMLVLKKDTLTLLDPLDHTPLHCQPIINIRVWGVGCNNGRDFAFVAGDKDSCVLKCHVFHCDAPAKAIATALHEMCSKMMSEKALMRPSRSLTMESISPEDLPRQVEFLEAVRQQAQKFEVQYIGNLPVSRAMGMEVLNRAIESIMNSTDRDDWEPTVIHVTENVLSLWKGEEGEEPFWECQVRFLTFLGVGHDSHTFAVIVDGGTQRFECHVFWCEPDAGIISEAVQAACMVQYQKCLVAQTPPPRSKSWRANPSKVKRANSMDGAAFPPLTSRYHGSGSSAMMTPRMTKGNGGSVRKGMMAFFETFRNKQTATS; from the exons ATGATGGGCAAGGATTACATGTTGGCCATCATCATAGTCAACTATGAcg ACAACATCTGGACTGACCAGAACCTGCTGCTGGATCCAGACCTTCCCTCTGGCTGGAGAACCATCAAAGACTCCACAGGGACTTACTACTGGCACGTTCCCACCGGCGCCACCCAGTGGCAGCACCCCCGCCTCACTGGGACTCCACAGCCCCTCAACAAACAG GAGGAGGCTGGACAGCAGAGctccaacagacagacagacggaccACCTGAGGACAG atcATCATGGCATGAAGATTATCTCACCAACCACGACCCTGACTCCAAG tgttttGCAGTCAGGTCTCTGGGCtggctgcaggtggaggaggaggacctgtCTCCCGGTCGCAGCAGTCTCGCTGTCAGTAACGTCATCCAGCAGCTGTCTCACTGCAGCAGCCCcgagcagagagacaggcagggagCCTCGGGGGAG ggcCGGGAGATGATGCTGGTTCTGAAGAAAGACACTCTGACCCTGTTGGACCCTTTAGACCACACCCCCCTCCACTGTCAGCCAATCATCAACATCCGAGTCTGGGGGGTGGGCTGCAACAACGGCAG GGACTTTGCCTTTGTGGCGGGCGATAAGGACAGCTGTGTGCTCAAGTGTCACGTGTTTCACTGCGACGCTCCGGCCAAAGCCATCGCCACCGCTCTGCATGAGATGTGCTCCAAG aTGATGTCGGAGAAGGCTCTGATGAGGCCGTCTCGCTCTCTGACAATGGAGAGTATCTCACCTGAGGACCTGCCCAGACAAG tcgAGTTCCTGGAGGCAGTGCGGCAGCAGGCCCAGAAGTTTGAGGTCCAGTACATCGGTAACCTGCCAGTGTCCAGAGCCATGG GTATGGAGGTGTTGAACAGAGCGATTGAGAGCATCATGAACTCCACAGACAGAGATGACTGGGAGCCGACGGTGATCCACGTCACTGAGAACGTCCTGTCTCTGTGGAAGGGAGAG GAGGGGGAAGAGCCATTCTGGGAGTGTCAGGTACGCTTCCTCACCTTCCTGGGCGTCGGCCATGACAGCCACACCTTCGCCGTGATCGTCGACGGCGGCACGCAGAGATTCGAGTGTCACGTGTTCTGGTGTGAACCGGACGCTGGGATCATCTCTGAGGCCGTCCAGGCTGCATGTATG gTCCAGTATCAGAAGTGTCTGGTGGCTCAGACTCCTCCTCCGAGGTCTAAGTCGTGGCGTGCGAACCCGTCCAAGGTCAAACGGGCCAACTCCATGGATGGCGCTGccttccctcctctcacttCCCGTTACCATGGCAGCGGCAGCTCCGCCATGATGACGCCGAGGATGACAAAGGGAAACGGTGGCAGCGTGAGGAAGGGGATGATGGCATTCTTCGAAACCTTTCGCAACAAACAGACTGCCACCTCCTAA
- the LOC108873633 gene encoding cysteine-rich and transmembrane domain-containing protein 1 — protein MDEGKKERRSRREEEEASLRPHPVLVPLQTVSPSVNESITQRPDILKILLVHPSVQMNGEQPPPYRPHFPEEPSAPDYPALSSQPVAFPGSSYQTFPQAYAGGGDHTYYQGPPGLLRPPGAFMAQPGSQGFYSEPPKTFQQWDGPRPYGEPPKHTVFVVQQQDQDDSADDSCLTTCSAALCCCFLWDMLTSR, from the exons atggatgaagggaagaaggagaggaggtcgaggagggaggaggaggaggcgtcCCTCAGACCTCACCCTGTCCTCGTGCCTCTGCAGACTGTTTCTCCATCAGTTAACGAGTCAATAACTCAGCGTCCTGACATCCTGAAG ATTCTACTCGTCCATCCGTCCGTCCAGATGAACGGTGAACAGCCTCCTCCATACCGTCCTCACTTCCCTGAGGAACCTTCAGCTCCAGATTACCCAG CTCTCAGCTCTCAGCCTGTGGCCTTCCCCGGCTCGTCATACCAG aCCTTCCCTCAGGCGTATGCGGGCGGAGGAGACCACACTTACTACCAGGGGCCCCCGGGGCTGCTGAGGCCACCAGGGGCGTTCATGGCTCAGCCCGGGTCTCAGGGATTTTACAGCGAGCCCCCCAAGACCTTCCAACAGTGGGACGGCCCAAGGCCATATGGAGAGCCGCCAAAACACACAG TGTTCgtggtgcagcagcaggacCAGGACGACAGCGCTGATGACTCGTGTCTAACGACCTGTTcggctgctctgtgctgctgcttcctctgggACATGTTGACGTCTCGCTGA
- the LOC108873631 gene encoding T-cell immunoglobulin and mucin domain-containing protein 4, translated as MKTMNRLKLMLLLVLPSVSEHDSSRVVGRTGQDVTLPCRYEVKKHGLQSVCWNRGDLPLQECNNRLIATSKLRVKEETRVSSRYQLQGRLDEGDVSLTILNLTESDAGRYGCRVRVRGPFNDLKYHIDLNIEKAPITTTIAGRRGSDITTWKGSDITTWKGSDVTTWRGNDVTPTEPMVTLVQEMWSTAVQQQQVNSLQTFVGNTVRLSFIIFIPALLLTAAYRVWRTNQKPETDRRLNQSEEEEEEAVTCV; from the exons tcagtgaacatgacagcagcagagttgtCGGTCGAACAGGTCAGGATGTCACTCTGCCGTGTAGATACGAAGTGAAAAAACACGGGCTGCAGTCAGTTTGCTGGAATCGAGGAGATTTACCCCTTCAAGAGTGCAACAACCGGCTGATCGCCACAAGCAAACTGAGAGTGAAAGAAGAAACCAGAGTTTCCAGCAGGTATCAGCTTCAGGGACGACTGGACGAAGGAGACGTTTCTCTGACCATACTGAACCTCACAGAGTCGGATGCTGGACGATATGGATGCAGAGTGAGAGTACGTGGACCGTTCAACGATCTGAAATATCATATCGATCTGAACATTGAGAAAG CTCCCATCACAACAACCATcgcagggaggagaggaagtgacaTCACCACCTGGAAAGGAAGTGACATCACCACCTGGAAAGGAAGTGACGTCACCACATGGAGAGGAAATGATGTCACACCCACAGAGCCGATGGTCACTCTGGTTCAGGAG ATGTGGAGCACAgctgtccagcagcagcaggtaaacAGTCTGCAGACGTTTGTTGGAAACACAGTGAGACTGtccttcatcatcttcatccctgctctgctgctgactgctgcttACA GAGTGTGGAGGACCAATCAGAAACCAGAGACTGACAGGAGGCtgaaccaatcagaggaggaggaggaggaggcggtcACCTGTGTGTAG